In a genomic window of Tripterygium wilfordii isolate XIE 37 chromosome 8, ASM1340144v1, whole genome shotgun sequence:
- the LOC120003668 gene encoding F-box protein SKIP23-like: MAPSRSGSITSFPMLLPSRTQPDQAMRDWAELPLDALQVILQKLIIGKDYYRFACVCRSWSSVAVTYLSRYAPMDSPCLIVSGTTSQSRHLAFAVGKDIAKEQDFLPQISVPLREICIGSYQGWVVMIDDYIDMYLLNPFSDTCIDLPQIDMLELNNLGSFIIHGFIIDGFIIDGKLARFNLCIGKVILSTIPTASDCFVLFIYGHKKLAFCKVGDEAWSYIDDGALRYDIDRNPKFYMDAIYFKGQFYVVSARGEIFACDLTVSEPTLTEIYGNGSLTSHALINSVLPPYTQLLWYLVECRGELFRILQAAKPQGKEEDHVNLAEPIVIEGEDGHKTLDNLYQGVSYGSFYFEIHKLDTRSGSKPSWIQVDTFEGDAVFLGRNQSFSLSNPLDFGYKGNCIYYTDHRSVNIEPGVFKLEDGIVEPLYKSNSSGLIVPPAIWLSKAVELSVFMNQAWQLCSVHLKLLDSQLRTEKSMMKVPLNDVVSDRTLFSGFYSRR; this comes from the exons ATGGCGCCAAGTCGGTCAGGGTCTATTACAAGCTTTCCTATGCTTCTCCCCTCACGGACACAACCGGATCAAGCCATGAGAGACTGGGCTGAACTCCCTCTGGATGCCCTACAGGTAATCCTGCAAAAACTAATTATTGGTAAAGATTATTATCGATTTGCTTGTGTATGCAGATCGTGGTCCAGTGTGGCAGTAACTTACCTTAGCCGCTATGCCCCTATGGATTCTCCTTGTCTAATTGTCTCTGGTACTACTTCCCAATCAAGACACCTTGCCTTCGCAGTTGGCAAGGACATTGCTAAAGAACAAGATTTCTTACCCCAAATCAGTGTTCCACTCAGAGAAATTTGTATTGGATCCTATCAAGGGTGGGTTGTGATGATTGACGATTACATTGACATGTACCTATTGAATCCTTTCTCCGACACTTGCATCGACCTTCCTCAGATTGATATGTTGGAGCTAAATAATCTTGGGTCTTTTATTATACATGGCTTTATTATAGATGGCTTTATTATAGATGGCAAGTTGGCGAGGTTTAACTTGTGCATTGGCAAAGTAATCTTATCAACAATTCCTACAGCCTCGGATTGCTTtgttctatttatttatggacaCAAGAAGCTGGCTTTTTGCAAGGTGGGTGATGAAGCTTGGAGCTACATTGATGATGGAGCTTTGAGGTATGATATAGACCGAAATCCTAAATTTTATATGGATGCAATTTATTTCAAGGGACAGTTCTACGTTGTATCAGCAAGAGGAGAGATTTTTGCGTGTGACCTCACTGTTTCTGAACCTACACTGACTGAGATTTATGGCAATGGGTCTCTCACCAGTCATGCCCTCATCAACAGTGTTCTCCCCCCTTATACACAACTGCTTTGGTATCTAGTGGAGTGCAGGGGGGAATTATTTAGAATCTTGCAGGCAGCAAAACCTCAGGGTAAGGAGGAAGATCATGTCAACCTAGCAGAACCCATTGTTATTGAGGGAGAAGATGGACATAAGACTCTTGATAACCTTTATCAGGGTGTTTCATATGGCTCCTTTTACTTTGAAATACATAAGCTGGATACGAGGAGTGGATCAAAGCCAAGTTGGATACAAGTAGACACTTTTGAAGGGGATGCAGTGTTTTTGGGTAGGAATCaatcattttctctctcaaatccGCTTGACTTTGGCTACAAAGGAAATTGTATATATTATACAGATCATAGATCTGTAAATATTGAGCCGGGCGTGTTCAAATTGGAGGATGGAATTGTGGAGCCACTTTACAAATCAAATTCTTCTGGGCTTATAGTGCCACCCGCTATTTGG CTTAGTAAAGCTGTAGAACTTTCAGTATTTATGAATCAAG CTTGGCAATTATGCTCAGTGCACTTGAAATTATTGGATTCCCAACTTAGAACGGAGAAAAGTATGATGAAGGTGCCACTCAACGATGTAGTTTCAGATAGGACTTTGTTTTCAGGATTCTATAGTAGAAGATGA
- the LOC120003244 gene encoding protein REVEILLE 6-like isoform X1 codes for MVSVNPNPVQGFYFFDPVATAHSGVHSVTPPATVTALAETTTTAASYSDDVNKKVRKPYTITKSRESWTEQEHEKFLEALQLFDRDWKKIEAFVSSKNVIQIRSHAQKYFLKVQKSGTSEHVPPPRPKRKAAHPYPHKAPKNAAMVVSQHRGSYQSSSAMLEPGYMHRPDSSIVIGDPVKSAAFSSWSSNSSSPMVVSQGTKDDVGLGVSTVAYKCCDGNSRSTPRTHQNGEAIDHEDHGKPVRVMPDFAQVYSFIGSVFDPNASGQLQRLKQMDPINLETVLLLMRNLSVNLTSSDFEDHKKLLESYDAEAEAKTGGPFNSICINNSERAIPAV; via the exons ATGGTGTCCGTCAACCCGAACCCGGTACAGGGTTTCTATTTCTTCGATCCAGTGGCCACGGCTCACTCCGGTGTTCATTCAGTGACGCCTCCGGCGACTGTTACGGCACTTGCTGAGACTACCACAACTGCGGCGTCGTATTCGGATGATGTTAATAAGAAGGTTCGGAAGCCGTATACGATTACTAAGTCTAGAGAGAGCTGGACGGAGCAGGAGCATGAGAAGTTTCTCGAAGCTCTGCAACT atttgaccGTGATTGgaagaagattgaggcatttGTCAGCTCAAAAAATGTTATTCAG ATCCGTAGCCATGCACAGAAGTACTTCTTGAAGGTACAGAAGAGTGGGACAAGTGAACATGTTCCACCCCCTCGGCCAAAGAGGAAAGCAGCTCATCCGTATCCACATAAAGCTCCAAAAAATG CAGCTATGGTAGTATCCCAACATAGAGGGTCATATCAATCTTCCTCTGCTATGCTTGAACCCGGTTATATGCACAGGCCAGATTCTTCAATAGTTATTGGAGATCCTGTTAAAAGTGCAGCTTTCTCTTCTTGGAGTTCTAACTCATCTTCACCAATGGTCGTCTCTCAAGGGACTAAAG ATGATGTGGGATTGGGTGTGTCAACTGTTGCATACAAATGTTGTGATGGAAATAGTAGAAGCACCCCTAGGACTCACCAAAATGGTGAAGCTATTGATCATGAAGATCATGGGAAGCCCGTGAGAG TTATGCCAGACTTTGCTCAAGTGTATAGCTTCATTGGCAGTGTCTTTGACCCCAATGCAAGTGGTCAATTGCAGAGGCTGAAGCAGATGGATCCAATAAATTTGGAAACA GTGCTGCTGCTGATGAGAAATCTGTCCGTCAATTTGACAAGCTCTGACTTTGAGGATCAC AAAAAGCTGCTGGAATCATATGACGCTGAAGCGGAGGCTAAAACTGGTGGCCCTTTCAACAGCATCTGCATTAATAATTCAGAGAGAGCCATTCCAGCTGTCTAA
- the LOC120003244 gene encoding protein REVEILLE 6-like isoform X2: MVSVNPNPVQGFYFFDPVATAHSGVHSVTPPATVTALAETTTTAASYSDDVNKKVRKPYTITKSRESWTEQEHEKFLEALQLFDRDWKKIEAFVSSKNVIQIRSHAQKYFLKVQKSGTSEHVPPPRPKRKAAHPYPHKAPKNAMVVSQHRGSYQSSSAMLEPGYMHRPDSSIVIGDPVKSAAFSSWSSNSSSPMVVSQGTKDDVGLGVSTVAYKCCDGNSRSTPRTHQNGEAIDHEDHGKPVRVMPDFAQVYSFIGSVFDPNASGQLQRLKQMDPINLETVLLLMRNLSVNLTSSDFEDHKKLLESYDAEAEAKTGGPFNSICINNSERAIPAV, from the exons ATGGTGTCCGTCAACCCGAACCCGGTACAGGGTTTCTATTTCTTCGATCCAGTGGCCACGGCTCACTCCGGTGTTCATTCAGTGACGCCTCCGGCGACTGTTACGGCACTTGCTGAGACTACCACAACTGCGGCGTCGTATTCGGATGATGTTAATAAGAAGGTTCGGAAGCCGTATACGATTACTAAGTCTAGAGAGAGCTGGACGGAGCAGGAGCATGAGAAGTTTCTCGAAGCTCTGCAACT atttgaccGTGATTGgaagaagattgaggcatttGTCAGCTCAAAAAATGTTATTCAG ATCCGTAGCCATGCACAGAAGTACTTCTTGAAGGTACAGAAGAGTGGGACAAGTGAACATGTTCCACCCCCTCGGCCAAAGAGGAAAGCAGCTCATCCGTATCCACATAAAGCTCCAAAAAATG CTATGGTAGTATCCCAACATAGAGGGTCATATCAATCTTCCTCTGCTATGCTTGAACCCGGTTATATGCACAGGCCAGATTCTTCAATAGTTATTGGAGATCCTGTTAAAAGTGCAGCTTTCTCTTCTTGGAGTTCTAACTCATCTTCACCAATGGTCGTCTCTCAAGGGACTAAAG ATGATGTGGGATTGGGTGTGTCAACTGTTGCATACAAATGTTGTGATGGAAATAGTAGAAGCACCCCTAGGACTCACCAAAATGGTGAAGCTATTGATCATGAAGATCATGGGAAGCCCGTGAGAG TTATGCCAGACTTTGCTCAAGTGTATAGCTTCATTGGCAGTGTCTTTGACCCCAATGCAAGTGGTCAATTGCAGAGGCTGAAGCAGATGGATCCAATAAATTTGGAAACA GTGCTGCTGCTGATGAGAAATCTGTCCGTCAATTTGACAAGCTCTGACTTTGAGGATCAC AAAAAGCTGCTGGAATCATATGACGCTGAAGCGGAGGCTAAAACTGGTGGCCCTTTCAACAGCATCTGCATTAATAATTCAGAGAGAGCCATTCCAGCTGTCTAA